One segment of Xiphias gladius isolate SHS-SW01 ecotype Sanya breed wild chromosome 1, ASM1685928v1, whole genome shotgun sequence DNA contains the following:
- the bcl2l10 gene encoding bcl-2-like protein 10, whose product MCREQSDIAGRKMSCGLWKETLALAEDYLSICCTSPRPAPPPPSESATAMRRMAQDMEKQYQARFHSLAQTFLRQCGPDPCSSLRKVMEELVGDGRLNWGRVVSLFTFTGVLVRQLLEQKGVKPGLDPGQGQELEQGPGSCRGLAETIADYLGEEKKDWLLENGGWEGFCKFSRSAREVSQDSSMKTALFAAAGVGLAGLTFLLVR is encoded by the exons ATGTGCAGAGAGCAGTCTGATATCGCTGGGAGG AAAATGTCATGCGGGCTGTGGAAAGAGACCCTGGCTCTGGCGGAGGACTACCTGTCCATCTGCTGCACAAGCCCACGGCCAGCCCCTCCACCTCCCAGCGAGTCAGCCACTGCCATGAGACGAATGGCCCAGGACATGGAGAAGCAGTACCAGGCTCGTTTCCACTCCCTCGCTCAGACCTTCCTGAGGCAGTGTGGGCCAGACCCCTGCTCCAGCCTCAGGAAGGTGATGGAAGAGCTGGTGGGTGACGGACGCTTGAACTGGGGGAGGGTTGTGTCCCTTTTCACCTTTACTGGGGTGCTGGTCAGACAGCTACTGGAGCAGAAGGGCGTGAAGCCGGGGCTGGACCCCGGGCAGGGACAGGAACTGGAACAGGGGCCTGGAAGCTGCAGGGGACTGGCAGAGACCATAGCTGATTACctgggagaggagaagaaagactgGCTGCTGGAGAATGGTGGATGG GAGGGGTTCTGTAAGTTCTCCCGCAGTGCCAGAGAGGTGAGCCAGGACTCGTCGATGAAGACAgcgctgtttgctgctgctggtgtgggCCTTGCTGGGCTCACCTTCCTCCTGGTGCGCTAG